tttttgtgatgctgaggatacaACCAAGGGCTTTTCCCATGCTgagcaaatgctttaccactgagccgaATCACAGCCCTGCTCATTTTTTGAGAATTGCTTATTACTCCAAACTGAGATGTTCAGCAGCACTGGCAATCTCTAGACACAAgtaattaatcaaaataaaataaaagagaatattcagTTCTGCAGCTGCACTGACCTGATCTCAGATGCTCTGTAATCACCTATGACACCATTTTTGATGGTGCTCATTTTTCTGTTATCACAGGAAGTTGTGGTGGCAGAGTGGTGCAGAATGGCTCATTTTCCTATGTTCTACTTTCTGTGTTCAGTGTCCCTTATTCCAGAGTGCAGAGGAGTGCTAGCTCTTGCTGGGTTAACTTTCTCTCCACAGTTATTGCAGCTCAGCTTCCTCCCAGTTACCTCTTGAGGCTCAGCAACTCCCATAAAGATCCAGCcattcatgaaatttatttgataatCGGGACATTAAAGATGGCCCAAAACTGAGAAGGTGGATTTTAGGTTCATTCTAtgtattaatttgtaaattaCCTCTCTAAATCAGCACATTATTGAGTTTCTGCTTTGGTAGATTAATGAAGTACACTTGTTAATTACTTTGGAACCGTGCAATTATGTTGCTCTGCCTTAGTCTTTTAAAGATTCCTGTCAGAAATTCTACCAAGCAGAGATGGAAGAGCTTGACTTTCTGAATGCTACAGAGGAGTCCAGAAAACACATAAACATCTGGGTAGCTAAAGAGACAGAAGGTAAAAgcatagtttttatttgttgtttctggTGATGGTGGGGTTGTAGTTGCTTTGCTAGTTCCTTtgttggcagtgctggggatccaacccagggccttgggcatgctgagcagatgctctaccgctgagctacagtcccagcctaTTGTTCTGTTTTTAATAGTATTTACATCAGTCTTATTGTCAGTTCCTTCACAAGATTGTCAAATATGAACAGGAATGATGTGTTTGTTCTCAAATAATTTCAGACTTTAAAAGTCTGCTTCTGAAATACTGTCAGTGGATGACATTTTCTCTAGCTCTTCCCTGCTCTTCTCAGTGTATCCATAATGTTTCCCCCTAGTCAGCACCCCTCTTCCAGAACAATCCACTCTGTAATGtctttgctgttgtttgttttttcttttcaccaATCGCATAAAGAAAAATTCACCTGACAGGTCTCAGCTGTGTCCTCTCTAGTGTGAGCTCATGCTCCCCAGTTTTCATGCATTGTTGCAAGTTGCTTGGTGGTATCCTCATGGACCTGTGGTTTTTAATGTAAACTGtgtgctttgtttttttgtttttttttcaattttggtaccagggattcaaatCAGAGGGACTTAAATACCAAGCCACATCCTTAAATAATGTAATGGGATATTtgtcctaaataaatattttatttagagatagggtcttgtaaagatgcttagggcctcagttgctaaggctggcttagaatttacaatcctcctgcctcagcctcccaagtctctgtgattacaggcatgtaccaccatgtctaGCTAAATCATGCTTTACATttataaagaacatatttttaaaatcttaaatatttttagttgataaTAACAAAATCATGTATATTGtacaatatatgtattatatatgctTCAATGCATATATAAtgtgtgtaatgtttaaatcagagtGAACATATCAGCACCTCAAacatttaagtttaaatttataatCACTCCTTGTAAGagtattttaagttctttagttTGAGGCACCAATCATTTCTTTCTATCTCTTGTGGTATGAATTCACTTACTAATATCTACTTTCTCCTTTTACATTTTATCCAAATGATGGTATTTTTCTTCCTAGAACATGTATTTCAATGCCAGAGATATTGCTTTGTTTTAATGACAAAtatctatttatattatttgggGCATATGTGATCCTTTACCTCTGTGCTTGACTATTTGAGGAGGTGGGCCCCTCTCCGTATCATCACTGATGCACAAATCAGCAAACTCTTAGCTAACTGgttctttaatttttccttttagataAAATTACAGAGTTGCTGTCTCCAGGTTCATTGAATACAAACACTAAACTGGTTCTCGTGAATGTCATGTACTTCAAAGGAAACTGGGATAAACAGTTTGACAAAGATCTCACCAAGGAGAGACCATTTAAAGTCAGCAAGGTGAATGTTGCATAGTAACAAAGGAGATTCCCAGACATAGGGCCTGTGTTTGTGGTGGTTTCTAGATCATGAAGGCCACCACATGGAGCCTGTACCTTTCATGGCATAGGGTAGCCCTGCAGCAAGGAATCCCCATGCCTTAGGGCCTTTCTCTCATGAGCTTCCTCCTTTTGTATGTCATCACGTGTTCTGTTCGGATGTTCCCCCTTACTTTCACCTGCCATACTTTCTCTGGTGTGTTAAACTACAAGGCAAATCTGATGGTGTAGCTCTCAGGCTAACTTTAGGTCTTTCTTGGATTCTCAGAACTTTTGAGATAAAGTTCAAACTCCAAATTTGGTGTCTGAGGGTCTTTGCAGACCCGGATCCTCCCCATTTGCTTCAGTACCATCACACTCCTTTCTTAACTGCTCTGTCCCCTCTGGAAGCCCCACCTGGTATCTGCCCCTTTGTCTAAGCTGTCACTATGTCCCCTGCTGGTCCCTAGTAGACATAGCAGTGGTTGAAGgactttttacttttgttgaaaAACCATCCCAGGACAGATGGCTGTCATATAAGTGCTTGACCTATAGGCAGTTCGAAGTTATCGAGGAGTTATGATAGCCAGTGCTCAGGAAATACTGAACCAATCACTGATTTTCagtcttcttttgtttgtaaAGATAACACCagtacatatttttgtttaaaaacaagcaaagggATACATACACAGAATTAGACTCTTGAGTTTAACCACCTTCAACGTGGAAGGTGTTTGCAGATGGCCTGGTGTCTTTCTCTCACagaatccaatttttaaaaagtctttttaattatagagatttttttttgacaTGCTGCAAAGCCGACAGAATGAACTAACATGTTCTTGATCACTGACCATAAGTTAGATCTTCCTCATCCACTTGGATCTGAACCTTCAGTTTTCCAAGACATACATTTTGTGTTGAGATTTATTCTGATATGAACTgtccttttttcccccagatatgattttttctccttgaaattcatttttaacaaTATGTGTTAGGGCTTCATTCAACTCTAAACAACAGAAACTCCAGATCTCTGCAGTTTAGCTCACAGCTCATCTCACCACCCAGGAGGCCCAGAGGAGAGGAGAACCCAGGGCTGATGTGGCACTGGGGTGAGGCTCTTGGGAACCAGCTCTCCCTGCTCTGCCCCCTCAGCCTGTGGCCTCTTCCTCATGCTCACAGGAGGGCTCAGATACTGCCTCCACTGTCCAGGCAGGATGGGTCAGGAAGGACAGATGATGGAGAGCAAAAGGCCTTCTCTGGAGGTTCTGCCATTGTATTCAGAGGGAAACCAGAACTGCTCTCACGTGGCTTCTGCTTGATTCAGAGTGGTGAAGAAGTTTACCTAGCTTTGTGTAGTGGAGGGAGAGGGTGAAGCTGCAGCAGGGGTTGACTGTACCAGCCCACAGAGTGTGTGGTAGGGGTGTCTCCAGGGACATAGATTTTAAGTTGATAAGGATTTTCATTTGGATTCCTCATATCTAAACAAGATTAAGCTTATgatcataattatatatttagtgAGTCATTAAATTACCAAGATTGGATTCTTTTCTATTATAAGATTGGAGACCCTGGGTCCTGGAGGGGAATGCAAAGAAATTGAATAAGGTGGGGTCAGCACCCTGAGGCCTGTGGGCCAAAGCCGGCCCATATCATGTTTATCAGATAAAGTTTTGTTGGTGCACACACATACTTACTTGTTTATATGTGTCACAACAGTAAAATCCAGTAGTTATGACAGAAACTCTCTGTAGCACAAACGCCAAAATATTTAGTGTTCGCCCGTTTATGGAAAAAGTGTGCCAAGTTCTGGCCAAGGACATGTCTGAGGAGCCAAGGGCAGGAGACTGTTGTGGCTGAGGTCTAGTTCAGGCAAGCTCGACAAGGTGGAGACAGAAAGTGATAGCAGATATGTCTTTGGTTTACTGCATTTGATCCAGAATGGTGTGCTGTTCCAGAGAACTAGGGAGCTCCCTCAGCTGTGCCTGTTGCACGGAATTAGAAAAATTTCAGAGTATCTGTTGGTATCAAACTGCGGAGTACTCATGAGTTAAGCAGTATTGCAGGGTAGGATGTGGTGACTGTCCTCTGTCTTTTTCTCATGGTCTGAGGATGGCCCTTGGCTATTTCTGTTCatcagtttgtttattcattaattcagcTGATGTTAATTGagagcctactatgtgccaggtattgACTAGCTGAACATGTCTGCCTCATGAAACTTACATTTTACATCTTTAACAAGATATATGTTAGGGCTTCATTCAACTCTACATTAGTAGTTGTTAGGCAGTGGTAAGTGCTGCAGAGACACAAAGGAAGCAGACAGGAAGCTGTGGCTGGGGGTACAGTTGCAGGTCAGGTCTTTCAAGGAAGCATTCACTGAGAGGGTGATACTTGAGTAAAGACCAGGAAGAGGCAAAGGCTACACCCTCTGGATTGTAGGGATGAGTGGACAGGGGAGGGATATAATGACCCTTATTTTCCATAGAGACCCCTGTAAGTGTAAGAACCAGGGAGAGTAGTAGGAGGTAGGAGAGACAAGGAATGGGAGatgagctgctgtgattataggctgTACTGAGCACTTCAGATCTTGCTCCTAGGACAGGGGGTGTCATGGAATGGTGTGCAGTCAGAGGGGTGTGATCTGACTTACATTTCACTGGGATCCCTCTGAGGTCATCTCTGTACTCCAGGGATAGGGTGATGGCAGTGGAAGAAAGAACAACAGATGAGGTTCTGGTTGTATTTCAAAGGTAGAGCCACCATAATCTGCTAAGGAGTGAGATGCAGAGTGTAAGAGAAAGACATGAGCAAGGACGCACCATGGCTTTTGACAACTGGATGCATGGTGTCACTGCCCACTGTGATGGGCAGAGGTGTATTGGAGAAGGAAGGGGATATAAGGAGCCCACAGTCATGTGTGACATTACGACTTTCTTTTGGTCTAAGTGTGGGTGTCACGCAGCCAGTATAATACAGGAGCCTGGAGTCCAGGGGAGAGGTCCCGGCTAGAACTGTAAATCCGTGGATTAAGTTCAAAGTAGTAAGACTAGGTGAAGTCACCAAGAAAGGTGTTGTGTGTGAGTCTGggcaccttggtgttgggctgtTTGTTAGTCAGCATTCTCTCAGTGTGCCAAATAATGAGATAATCCACTTAAAAAGGGACAGATTCATCTGAGCTCAAAATTTAAGTTTCCCATCCATGATGAGGCAGACCCTTTGCTCTTAGGCATGGGGGTGGTGGATGGAAGAGTTGGGAGCAGTTGATCAAGCAAAACTGATCACCTCAGTCAGGAaatgaaggagagaggaagggctTGGTTCTCAGAGTCCCCTCCAAGGACTTGCCCCAAGGACCTAACTTCTACTAGGCCCTGCCTTTTAAAGGTTCCACCGCCTCCCAATAGCTCCACACTGTAGATAAAACCTTTAACACACTGGCCTCTGGGGACACTTGGTGTCTAACCATAACAGGGGTTCAGGAGGAACCTCATGGCCTGTCCTAGAAGCTGAGTCAAGAGTGTTCTTGGGGCCCACAGGGGCTACCTCTGTGGAGTTAGTCCACTGTGCCAGCTGGGTCATGTTTCTACTTAACAGTTGTCCATTTCCTTACAGCATGAGGAGAAGCCTGTGCAAATGATGTTTAAGAAGTCTACTTTTAAAATGACCTATATACGGGAAATATGCACCAAGATTCTGGTCCTTCCCTATGTCAGCGAGGAGCTGAATATGATCATCATGCTGCCCGATGAGCACATTGACTTGAAAACAGTAAGGAGCACTAAGCCATAACGAGGCCGTGATGGCAGGGGAAGGGCATTGGGTTTCTGGTGTAGCTGCTTTCCCCCGTTCCCagttagctttttattttatcttatttttgtgtgtctgtgctggggatggaacccagggccttgcagatgCTAAGTAAGGTCTCCTGCAGAGCTGTCCCTGAGCTCTGTCTAGTTACCTTGGTTACCACCAGCACCACCTCTCGCCAAGGTGAGGCTCCCACTCACAACATGGAGCATCTCCATTATTGCACGTGGCCCTGTGTGACAGCATGAGCTCCGTCTTGACATGTTCAACTCCCTTCTAGGTGGAGAAGGAACTTACTTATGAAAAATACATAGAGTGGACCAGCCCAGACCTGATGGACGAAAAGGAGGTGGAGGTTTTCCTCCCTCGGTTTAAGCTACAGGAAAATTATGATTTGAAGGAAGTCCTTTGCAGCCTGGGCATGACTGATGCCTTCAATCAGGTCAGGGCAGATTTTTCTGGAATGTCATCCAGGAGATACCTGCATCTGTCCAAGGTCATGCACAAGTCCTTTGTGGAGGTCAATGAGGAGGGAACTGAAGCTGCAGCCTTGGAATACTGCCACTGTGCATAACTCCATGCTTCTGAGCAAAccaccccttcctcttcttcatccagcacagcaggaccagagggattcTGTTCTGCAGCCGAGTTTCTTCTCTGTGAGGAAACAGTCATCCCTGGGTGCAGTCCTCTGCTTTCACCCTCTGACCCACTTTTCTTCTGACACTCCACCATGTGCCTGTGACCTAAGTGACCTTATCAGTGTAGTGTAACAATTCAGAAATATAGGGCCCTATTTTGGAATCCCATGTTCACTACTGTTTGCATGTGAGATGTTTTTCTAGGATCTGAAATTGCCCTTCTCTGTGGGTCTGTGGTCACATTGGCTGCTGGGTTCATTCAACCTTGTCGGGGATCAGCTGTCACCTACCCCATTGCAGCTGGGAAGGACCCCGTGGCTTCACTGTGGGCAGATAACTGCCATCACCATTGGCCCTTCTCCAGCCATAATAAGATAAGTGGTGCTTCTCTCTTCTCCACTGTGGCATAAAAATCTCATCCCATATTTAGTGGGAGTCTAGAGTAGAATTGAGAGCTATGAGGAGGTATGAGGGGTGAGGGCTCATCTCAGGAACCTCTTGTGGGGAGctcaaaaattctaaaatttctgtGAGCTTTCTGGAAGACTCCATGGAGGTGGGAGAGTGGGTAACTTGGGCCAGTGAGAAATCAGTCCCTTTTCCACGTGCATCTCTACTTTCCTGTGTTGTGATGGGGAATGGATATATTCACACACACTGCCTCCTGCCTTGTAAAGTTAAATTGCTCCCAGGGGTCAGAGGTATACCTAACAATTCACAGTAAGGTGGTTTACAACAACTGTGTGGTTACATACCAGGTGGATTTCTTCATGGCACATAAAGTGGCTAAGTTTTCTGCAGCCAGTTGTGTTACTTGCTGGCAATGCAGTTGTAGCATTCAGCATTACAGGGAGAAACTGATGGGCATGGTGGGGAGGACCTCCACTGTCGCCCTCTGACTTCACTGCTGTTAGTCTCATGTTCATTCTGCACCTGGTCCTCTTTCCCTGTGATGCCCAAGCTGCGGTGACAGAATGGAATTGGTGAGCATCAAGGAACATGGAAATTAGGACTGAGGTGAGGAAAGGAAGTTGGGTGGGAAGCAAGGGCTTGCTGGTTTCACATTTATCTGTtgtcttagtttgttttctgttactataatgaaatgcctgagactgagaaaattgatttttttttaaatagggttttttgttgttgttgttgttgtttttagcttACATTTCTGGAGGCCAAGAGCAAAGTGCTGCCTTCTGCTTGGCTCTGGCTAGGGACTCATGGTGACTGAGATCATAGCATTGGGAGCATATGCATAAGTGCCAAGTGGAGGGGGGAGGTACCAGATTCCCAAATAACAGCCCATTCTCACAGGAACTAACCCAGTTGCCTGAGACCTGTGTTAAGCTTTTTCAAGGGTGGTGCCCTCATGAACCGGTTGCCTCCCtcgaggccccacctcttaaagcttCCCTCCATCTCAACATCTCCACACTGAGGACCACGCCTCCATTACAGGAACCTTTGAGGGGATAAATCACATCAAACAATAtcatccttctccctcctctgtaTGACACTCTGGGTATTTTCTGAAGAAATAAGGGCACTTGGAACAAGAATTTCAGGGGAAGAGTGTGATCAGTTTATATGATGATTTTGAGAACTTGGGGAGACAAAACATGAGACAATAACAAACTCCTGGGTACAATAAACTGTCACCCTTTGTAGCATAGCATATTTTTCTCTACTCTTGTGTGCTTTTTTTgccaaacatttattaaattttatatagtcCAATTATTTCAACAGAATGTCTCCAAGGTAGTATCATGCCTCAAAGAATTTGGGATAAGTCTTCTCAAAGGGCCTCTAGAAATTTGCCTCTTTATTCACACACTTTCCTCGTTCCTTTCCCAACATGCTCTCTGTCATCTATTGGCCCTAGAGCAAGACAAACTTACAGGATCCTGAGTAAGTTTCctctaacctaacattaacaaaaAGTAGCAACACTCTCAAATTCATCATTAGGGGAATAAAACTGAGCACTACAAACTACAGCAAATATAGTTTCAAATTTTGAACTATGAAGTTTGATAAACACATTGCTTTTGTTTCATGAGATTTTAAGTAgcgttaaatatattttaaaaaatctaattccaAATTCTACACTTATTCTTAATAGATATTTCTGTTAGATAGAGGTGCTGATTTCACAGGGAGTTTTTCTGCCAGAAGTTCCTCTCCCTGATTTATTTGAGGGTTGCAAAAATTCAGGGACCTTGTGGAATATGTGTTAATTATGCCACCAAAATCAAAATCCAGTAAGTTATTTGGCAGTAGATTAATGAAATTTAGGCACAAGAAAAAATATCAACCTTAAAAACATGTAAACCACTCAGAGATAATCAGCCATTAAAACTATAACCAATTATTTTGAGTCTCAACTTTTATTGTTACTTTAGAAGGCAATAAATCAATGTGTTCCTCAATCTTATGTGCTTTTCACCACAGATCTATCATCAAGAATCTGATGAAAACAGAAGCTGAATATTTACACAAGATGGAATTATTACTAAGCAAACCCTCTAGCTTTGCCTGTTCCTAGTCAacttaaaaatcagtaaatttttGGAGATCACACAGCTGGGTGGACACGTTATTGGTTTTCTAGTAGCTTTACTGTAGATGACACCTCTGATGTGGGCTATAATGATAAAGGTGGCCTAGGTTACTTTTCAGGGACCCGAGGGCCACTTCTGTTGAAAACACTGACGTCATTGGGCCTGCCGTAGGTGTCTGATAGGTGACTGGGATGGAATGCAAAGGCTGGTTATCTCTGTATTCATGCTAATCTCTGCCCCCTTTGCTGCCTTAGCACTTGGGTCAGTTGCACTCAGCTCTGCTTGTAGACATGCTGATTGGTGGTGGGAGCTGCTATGTGTTTTCTTCTACTCTGCCACCCTGGTGCTTTTCCACCAGCTGCAGCAGCACAAGCATCCAAGGTCCTTCCTAAGACCCAGATCAAGCCACAAGGCCAGGACATTTGCACAGGATGATGGTGGCAGCTTCAAGAGTAGCTCAGCCAATCCTGGGACAACTCTACTGGTACTACCTGGTGTCTGAGTCTCATTCAAAAAATAGTTTCGGGAACCATTCCCTGGGCCAGTGGTAAACTACCAGACCCTAGCCCACCCCAGCATGTCAGTTAAAACCTTCCATCTCCCTTTGTTAGGGAAGCTGTCTGGTTCCTCCATCATGCTGTTTCCCTTCAGTGGAAGTCCTACTTATTCCCCAATTATACCCCTCCCTGCATGTGCTCCCAAGCCTTGGCTCAGTTTTGTTCCTACCATTTCTGAATCAAAAGTTCCCTTTTCCTGTTATATGGGAGCAGGCTCTTCAGGAAAGAACATCAGAGGAGGTGTGAGGGAGGTAGGGTGCTGAGGTCTGAGCTGAAGGGTGAATCTGGTGGAGCAAGAGGTTAAGGTGAGCAGTCTGAATGCCAGAACAGCATTTGTAACTGCTTGTGTGCTTAGCCTCCTTCCCACCATCTACATGGCAGACTTTTGGTATGAATGCTGAGGTCCAGTTCAAGAAAATCAAGTGATTTGAATTAAGCATTTGGGAAGACTTTATTAGTGATGAGGCAGATGAAAGGACTTCTAATGATGCACATTTTCCAAGGTACCTGTCCCTTACTCTGTTCCCATCAAAGCAGGAAAGCTCATCCACAAAATACTTAATGCAAACCCCAAGAAGTGGATCATGGTCAAGCAAATCTTACAGCACCCATGGCTGAGGCAGGGTGAACCATGTGTACCCTATCAGTGTAGCAAGGCACTCCCCAAACACAAACACCCAGACCCCGCAATCATGACCATCCTGTTTGACATGGGCTTTGATACATACAAAACCTGGGTGTCTCTGGCCAAGAGAAAATTTGAAGCAGCCATGGCAACCTACCTGATCCTCCAGCCCCAGAAAGGACAGGGGAGAGGGTGCACATTCCAGGGGAAGCCTGTGCCTCCCAGGGTCATGCCTCATCCATGCCCTTAGGATCTCTCCAATGGCTCTGGCCTCCTGGAGAGCAACACCAGCGAGCCTGCTCTGCGTACCTGCCCCTTGCCCGCTGACACTCATCTGCCTGAGGAGGCCCAAGAGCCAGGCCAGAAGGGCATCTGATGCACCAGCCTGCCTGCCATTCCTCTCCACTTCCTGCCTGCAGGGCCCTCACTCCCAGGGGAGCCTCCCAGTCTGACTCTGGGTCCTAGACATCCAATCCCTGAACGATGTTCGTTAGGTGGGCCAGGACAGGCAGCAGCCACTCCTCCCAAGATACACCCACAGGGCAGGCCATGGCCACAGAAATGCCTGGAAGTGGGTGAGGAGGAGGACCACTACCTGTGCCTGAAGCCTCTGCTGCTGCAGGCCATGTCAGCAATAAAGTGGCTCCAAAGACAGAGAGAAGAAATGTGCCATGTCCATAAATAGTGAGGCTCCAAGGAGGGCAGAGCTCAGCCAGGAAACACCAGCCCAGGGCCTGAGTCTCCTCTGCCTCCACCTGTGGAAGGCATCAGACTGTTCTGCCTGAGACACTTTGCCCTGCCCTGCTCGGCCCTGGATCCTTTTCCCCATTCTTCTGAGATGTTTCTGAATAAATTTGTTTCAGACAATTGTATCATAAAATTCTTGTTCCAAAGATTAAAATACTGGCTGATTGAAAGAAAGGTGGGGCCTCAGGATGAGGGCAGGGGCCCACCTCCATCCTCTGGAGCACTGGCCTCCCTCTGCAGTGTAGAGAGACTCACATACCTGAGCCAGTGCAGATGGAACTCACTTGCCTTGAGCCAGTGTAGAGCATTCACTTACTTTGACTTAGGGCAGACAGGCTCACTCCCCCTGACCTGGATGGATGGACTCTCCCCTTGAGTCAGTGTAATCTTGACTTTTAGCTGTGATCTTGACCAAAACCCCTCCCTGTGTGTTGTGTACTGAGTGGGTGGCAACTATTGGAGAAGTCACATATGAGAAGGCTGAGGACATCTCAGTGTCCTCTTACATCAACTTCATGGTACTGTGTGCAGGGAAGGAAGAGCTGGGCAGTGGGCAGGGACAGCCTACCAGGAGAAGTGGTGGGTGCCTCACCCCCTGCCACACAGCCCCTCACCCCAAATCATCTCATTAATTGCAAAAGGTACTGGACAGGGATTGCACAGCATTTCAGGAGAGGAGATGACAATCCACCATATGGATCCAGGTTACCTCTTTACAGCCACCCACTTTTGTGGTACTTCGCTTCAGGTCACCACCTAGGAAACTAGCGCAGAGTCCCTTGTTGCTTAGAGGAAACCCACCATCCTTAACTTGGTGTCTGTGCAACAGTGATCTACCCCAGGCCCACATGCTGTCCTGCGTTCCCAGGCTGCATCTGTGGCGGTCAACTCTTTTGATATAACAGGCTGAGCTCCTCCTGCAAGTTTCTCCTTGCCAGGGAAGCTGGGTGCTTCCTCCCCACACACAACAGTGCATGATTCTATCTTGTAGCCCTGACCACAGCTGACCACCATGGACTCATTGCACAGTGGGGAGAAGAATGGAACCTTCTCAAGAGCAAAGTTCTGCTCTTCTGGGCACTGTTTCTTCAGCTGTATCCAGAACAATGCTTGGATTTTCATGATAAATACTTGTTTTTCTTAGTTTGTTAACAAGATACATTCCTTGTGTGACAAGAATCATCTGAGGCAAGATAAGCCTACTTGGCATCTATCGGCTTAGGGTGGGAAGTTAAACCAACAGGACTGAGTCTCAGGAAAGGTTGCTGGGAGGCTGAATCAATATGTTCACTGAACCCGGGCCTTGAAATGGAGCCAGAGGAGTGtggacagaggagggaggggcagtGAAGAGCTCTGGATGGAGGACAGCATGGCCAATGGCATTGCTCACCAGGGGactatgcatgaggccctggctctCTATCCATATCCAATGGGCATGTCCTGAATTTGCTTCCAGGATGTCATGCTTTCCTCCGTGTTGCGTGCATGGATCTGGCATGCACTTGAACACGTGGGAACCACATGTGCACTCCGGGTTCACATGCGGGTGAGTTCTTGTGAATGTGAtgtcacattttcaaattctctaCCCCTGTCACTGGTCACATTTCAGGTCCAGAGCTGGAGGGGAGAACCCAGCTCTGCTTCAAGTTGGAAAGAAAGGACCTTTCTTCTAAGAGGGCTCATTCTGCCGGAAGTGCCAGATGGGCAGATGTCAATAAATCGCAGTGGACAAAGACTGGGCTTGTGAATTCCTGAGTGAAAATTCTTACTTTGCAAAGAAACTGGTGGGAAAGCCCTGGTAGGTTTTCATTTGACCTAATGTCTGCAAACAGAATGATCAAGAAAAAGGGAGGGAGTAGGGAGTAGAGGTGAGGGTGCACTGTGTTGGCAGTCTTCCCTAGTGAAAGAGATGACCCAGAGGGACAAGCTGAAGGACATGTGGCCTGGAAACATTTACAAATTAGGACAAGAGGTGTGTTCTCAACACCAGGCTGAGCCGGGCTTGTTGGTACACTCGTCccatctcagcagctcgggaggctgaagcaggaggatggtaaattcaaagccagcctcagcaatgtagtgaagcactaagcaacacaggaaaccctgtctcaaaatcaaaaatgaataaatacaaaagcctggggacttagctcagtggtttagtgtgtCCTGgctatgaaaacaaaatacaaaataataaaaaaataaaataaaataaataataataataataataataataataataataaattaaaaaaataaaaataaataaataaataaaaataattaaaaaaagaaaacaaa
This portion of the Marmota flaviventris isolate mMarFla1 chromosome 6, mMarFla1.hap1, whole genome shotgun sequence genome encodes:
- the LOC114082258 gene encoding serpin B6-like isoform X1 → MDPLLEATGTFALNLLKMLGEDSSRNVFYSPISISSALAMVLMGAKGTTAVQMAQVLSLNKSSSSGGADIHRGFQSLLTEVNKTDTGYLLRTANRLFAEKSYDFLSSFKDSCQKFYQAEMEELDFLNATEESRKHINIWVAKETEDKITELLSPGSLNTNTKLVLVNVMYFKGNWDKQFDKDLTKERPFKVSKHEEKPVQMMFKKSTFKMTYIREICTKILVLPYVSEELNMIIMLPDEHIDLKTVEKELTYEKYIEWTSPDLMDEKEVEVFLPRFKLQENYDLKEVLCSLGMTDAFNQVRADFSGMSSRRYLHLSKVMHKSFVEVNEEGTEAAALEYCHCA
- the LOC114082258 gene encoding serpin B6-like isoform X2, with protein sequence MDPLLEATGTFALNLLKMLGEDSSRNVFYSPISISSALAMVLMGAKGTTAVQMAQVLSLNKSSSSGGADIHRGFQSLLTEVNKTDTGYLLRTANRLFAEKSYDFLSSFKDSCQKFYQAEMEELDFLNATEESRKHINIWVAKETEDKITELLSPGSLNTNTKLVLVNVMYFKGNWDKQFDKDLTKERPFKVSKVNKPVQMMFKKSTFKMTYIREICTKILVLPYVSEELNMIIMLPDEHIDLKTVEKELTYEKYIEWTSPDLMDEKEVEVFLPRFKLQENYDLKEVLCSLGMTDAFNQVRADFSGMSSRRYLHLSKVMHKSFVEVNEEGTEAAALEYCHCA